The following are encoded together in the Proteiniphilum saccharofermentans genome:
- the panC gene encoding pantoate--beta-alanine ligase codes for MRVIHTIAGLKELLQQHRQEGKTIGFVPTMGALHKGHITLVERCVAENDICVVSIFVNPTQFNNQEDLRLYPRTPEEDYELLRSTGADVVFAPSVEEIYPGPDIRIFDFGLLDKVMEGAFRPGHFNGVAQVVSKLFAFVEPHKAYFGEKDFQQLAIVREMVKQQELPVEIVGVPTVREQNGLAMSSRNQRLSVEQREHASEIHRIMRESTLLTEEQSPDQIIHFVTGSINNVPDLRVEYFGIVDGDSLQPVSTWQDSGNIVGAIAVYCGDVRLIDNIRYR; via the coding sequence ATGAGAGTTATTCATACTATAGCAGGGCTGAAGGAACTGCTTCAACAGCACCGGCAGGAGGGCAAAACCATTGGTTTTGTGCCTACCATGGGTGCGCTTCACAAGGGACATATCACCTTGGTGGAACGTTGTGTGGCGGAAAATGATATCTGCGTGGTAAGTATTTTTGTCAATCCCACGCAATTCAATAACCAGGAAGACCTGAGGCTTTATCCCCGTACTCCTGAAGAAGATTATGAACTGCTGAGAAGTACCGGAGCTGATGTTGTGTTTGCCCCTTCGGTGGAAGAGATATATCCCGGGCCGGATATCCGGATCTTTGATTTTGGCCTGCTCGACAAAGTGATGGAGGGTGCCTTCCGTCCCGGTCACTTCAATGGTGTGGCCCAGGTAGTAAGTAAACTTTTTGCTTTTGTGGAGCCTCATAAAGCCTACTTCGGTGAAAAGGACTTCCAGCAATTAGCTATTGTCAGGGAGATGGTTAAGCAGCAGGAGCTACCCGTGGAGATCGTGGGAGTCCCTACTGTCAGGGAACAGAACGGTTTGGCTATGAGTAGCCGTAATCAGCGGCTGTCGGTAGAACAGAGGGAGCATGCTTCGGAAATACACCGTATCATGCGGGAGAGTACCCTGTTAACCGAAGAACAATCGCCGGATCAGATCATTCACTTCGTAACCGGGTCAATAAACAATGTACCTGACTTACGTGTTGAATACTTCGGGATTGTTGATGGGGATTCATTACAACCGGTCTCTACCTGGCAGGATTCCGGAAATATTGTGGGAGCAATTGCCGTCTATTGCGGTGATGTGCGCCTGATTGATAATATAAGATACAGATAA
- the panD gene encoding aspartate 1-decarboxylase, whose translation MWLEILKSKIHRATVTDANLNYEGSITIDEDLIDAANMIVHEKVAVVNNNNGERFETYVIRGERGSGIICLNGAAARKVQKGDVIIIMSYALLSPEEAKTFQPAVINLDGNNRIKK comes from the coding sequence ATGTGGTTAGAAATATTGAAATCCAAAATACATAGGGCAACGGTAACCGATGCCAATTTGAATTATGAGGGAAGCATTACGATCGACGAAGATCTGATCGATGCGGCCAACATGATCGTACATGAAAAAGTGGCGGTAGTGAATAATAATAACGGCGAACGTTTTGAGACTTATGTGATCCGTGGTGAACGCGGATCAGGAATTATTTGCCTGAACGGAGCAGCTGCACGGAAAGTACAGAAAGGTGATGTGATCATCATCATGAGCTACGCGTTGCTGTCGCCCGAAGAGGCAAAAACGTTCCAGCCTGCTGTCATCAATCTTGACGGTAACAACCGGATAAAAAAATAA
- a CDS encoding MATE family efflux transporter, which yields MYSNKHIIKISTPILLSLLAQNIIQVIDTAFLGRVGEVELGASALAGIIYIAIYTLGFGFSMGSQILIGRRNGEKNYNKIGDIVIQGAIFLLIPAILLIPLLRYGAVHWIPAMFESADVAGAVTEYLEWRVFGIIFAFVNLMFRAFYIGTARTKVLTVNAVVMAGTNVIFDYGLIFGNLGMPELGIAGAAIASVIAEFASTVFLLVYTRKTVDPDKYGFRKIRFQWSVIKKVLDISVFMMVQYLFSIVTWMLFFVFIENYMGERPLAVTNIVRSFYTILTIPSQALGAVASTLVSNTIGADKRDEVINLIKRIAFISLGVMVCVIGIVSAFPRTMIRIYTDDPSLINDTVLPFYVLISSLPIYSMGSVLFNSVSGTGNTRTALKFEIITLFFYLSYMWFVIIHMRFSVAVAWTTEHVYWFFLLTLSFIYLRSGKWKERKI from the coding sequence GTGTATTCCAATAAGCACATCATCAAAATCAGTACGCCCATCCTGTTGAGTTTGCTTGCGCAAAACATCATTCAGGTGATTGACACCGCTTTTCTCGGTCGTGTAGGAGAAGTGGAACTGGGTGCATCAGCTTTGGCCGGTATTATTTACATCGCTATATACACGCTGGGTTTTGGGTTCAGTATGGGGAGCCAGATCCTTATCGGGCGGAGAAATGGTGAGAAGAATTACAACAAGATAGGAGATATTGTTATTCAGGGAGCTATTTTCCTGCTTATCCCGGCTATATTGCTGATACCTCTGCTGCGCTACGGAGCTGTTCACTGGATACCGGCAATGTTTGAGTCGGCCGATGTTGCCGGGGCCGTAACGGAATATCTTGAATGGCGCGTTTTCGGTATTATTTTCGCCTTTGTCAATCTTATGTTCCGGGCGTTCTATATCGGCACCGCACGTACCAAAGTGCTTACTGTCAATGCTGTGGTGATGGCCGGGACGAATGTGATATTTGACTATGGTCTGATTTTCGGTAATCTGGGAATGCCCGAACTGGGAATTGCCGGGGCAGCTATCGCATCGGTAATTGCAGAATTTGCTTCTACCGTTTTTCTGCTTGTTTATACACGCAAAACGGTTGATCCCGATAAATACGGTTTCAGGAAAATCAGGTTTCAATGGTCTGTAATTAAAAAAGTACTGGATATTTCTGTCTTCATGATGGTGCAGTATCTTTTTTCCATTGTTACCTGGATGCTTTTCTTTGTGTTTATTGAGAATTATATGGGAGAAAGACCTCTGGCGGTAACCAATATCGTGCGGAGTTTTTATACTATTCTTACGATCCCTTCGCAAGCATTGGGGGCCGTGGCGAGTACGCTGGTGAGCAATACCATCGGAGCGGACAAAAGAGATGAGGTGATCAATCTGATAAAACGAATAGCTTTTATAAGTCTGGGAGTAATGGTCTGCGTGATAGGTATTGTCTCTGCCTTTCCGAGGACGATGATCCGTATCTATACGGATGATCCCTCCCTTATCAATGATACCGTTTTGCCGTTTTATGTGCTTATCTCATCATTACCTATCTATAGTATGGGATCAGTACTGTTTAATTCCGTATCGGGTACAGGGAATACCCGTACCGCCCTTAAATTTGAGATTATCACATTGTTTTTTTATCTTTCATATATGTGGTTTGTCATTATTCACATGCGTTTTTCCGTAGCTGTGGCATGGACAACGGAACATGTGTATTGGTTCTTCTTGCTTACGCTTTCGTTTATTTACCTGCGTAGCGGTAAATGGAAGGAAAGGAAGATTTAA